In Gadus macrocephalus chromosome 4, ASM3116895v1, the following proteins share a genomic window:
- the LOC132456370 gene encoding carboxy-terminal domain RNA polymerase II polypeptide A small phosphatase 1-like isoform X1 has protein sequence MLRAQSSRKFELLRLLCLTQSGARGISANRKEDFSANLGNSGLKLDVMANPSSIITQISCDEEANKAAREKGSTSSVSSKKPRSRGLFSSLLCCLCKDPPQPLPVNNNAPLLVEENGAKVQVKPLLPSIKSKDSGKICVVLDLDETLVHSSFKPVNNADFIIPVEIDGTVHQVYVLKRPHVDEFLKRMGELFECVLFTASLAKYADPVSDLLDKWGAFRSRLFRESCVFHRGNYVKDLSRLGRDLDKVIIVDNSPASYVFHPDNAVPVASWFEDMSDTELLDLIPFFEHLSKVDNVYTFLKQHGADS, from the exons ATGCTTCGTGCGCAGTCTTCCAGGAAGTTCGAGCTTTTGCGTCTGTTATGTTTAACGCAGTCCGGCGCGCGGGGAATATCGGCGAATAGAAAAGAAGACTTTTCGGCGAATTTAGGTAACTCGGGATTGAAACTTGATGTCATGGCCAATCCGTCTTCCATAATTACGCAAATTAGTTGCGATGAAGAGGCGAACAAGGCGGCCCGCGAAAAGG GCTCCACCTCCTCGGTGTCCAGTAAGAAGCCCAGGAGCCGGGGCCTGTTCTCCAGCCTGCTGTGCTGCCTCTGCAAGGACCCGCCGCAGCCCTTGCCCGTCAACAACAACGCCCCCCTCCTGGTGGAGGAGAACGGGGCCAAG GTCCAAGTCAAGCCGCTGCTGCCTTCAATCAAATCTAAGGATTCCGGAAAGATCTGCGTTGTTCTGGACCTGGACGAGACGCTTGTCCACAGCTCCTTCAAG CCGGTAAACAACGCTGACTTCATCATCCCAGTGGAGATAGATGGGACGGTGCACCAG GTGTATGTGCTGAAGCGCCCCCATGTGGACGAGTTCCTCAAGAGGATGGGCGAGCTTTTCGAGTGTGTGCTGTTCACCGCCAGTCTGGCCAAG TACGCCGACCCCGTGTCGGACCTCCTGGACAAGTGGGGGGCCTTCCGCAGTCGCCTGTTCCGGGAGTCTTGCGTCTTCCACCGGGGGAACTACGTGAAGGACCTGAGCCGGCTGGGCCGCGACCTGGACAAGGTCATCATCGTGGACAACTCCCCGGCCTCGTACGTCTTCCACCCCGACAACGCG GTGCCTGTGGCGTCATGGTTCGAGGACATGTCAGACACGGAGCTGTTGGACCTCATCCCCTTCTTTGAGCATCTGAGCAAAGTGGACAATGTCTACACTTTCCTCAAGCAGCACGGAGCCGATAGCTAG
- the LOC132456370 gene encoding carboxy-terminal domain RNA polymerase II polypeptide A small phosphatase 1-like isoform X2, whose product MLRAQSSRKFELLRLLCLTQSGARGISANRKEDFSANLGNSGLKLDVMANPSSIITQISCDEEANKAAREKGSTSSVSSKKPRSRGLFSSLLCCLCKDPPQPLPVNNNAPLLVEENGAKVQVKPLLPSIKSKDSGKICVVLDLDETLVHSSFKVYVLKRPHVDEFLKRMGELFECVLFTASLAKYADPVSDLLDKWGAFRSRLFRESCVFHRGNYVKDLSRLGRDLDKVIIVDNSPASYVFHPDNAVPVASWFEDMSDTELLDLIPFFEHLSKVDNVYTFLKQHGADS is encoded by the exons ATGCTTCGTGCGCAGTCTTCCAGGAAGTTCGAGCTTTTGCGTCTGTTATGTTTAACGCAGTCCGGCGCGCGGGGAATATCGGCGAATAGAAAAGAAGACTTTTCGGCGAATTTAGGTAACTCGGGATTGAAACTTGATGTCATGGCCAATCCGTCTTCCATAATTACGCAAATTAGTTGCGATGAAGAGGCGAACAAGGCGGCCCGCGAAAAGG GCTCCACCTCCTCGGTGTCCAGTAAGAAGCCCAGGAGCCGGGGCCTGTTCTCCAGCCTGCTGTGCTGCCTCTGCAAGGACCCGCCGCAGCCCTTGCCCGTCAACAACAACGCCCCCCTCCTGGTGGAGGAGAACGGGGCCAAG GTCCAAGTCAAGCCGCTGCTGCCTTCAATCAAATCTAAGGATTCCGGAAAGATCTGCGTTGTTCTGGACCTGGACGAGACGCTTGTCCACAGCTCCTTCAAG GTGTATGTGCTGAAGCGCCCCCATGTGGACGAGTTCCTCAAGAGGATGGGCGAGCTTTTCGAGTGTGTGCTGTTCACCGCCAGTCTGGCCAAG TACGCCGACCCCGTGTCGGACCTCCTGGACAAGTGGGGGGCCTTCCGCAGTCGCCTGTTCCGGGAGTCTTGCGTCTTCCACCGGGGGAACTACGTGAAGGACCTGAGCCGGCTGGGCCGCGACCTGGACAAGGTCATCATCGTGGACAACTCCCCGGCCTCGTACGTCTTCCACCCCGACAACGCG GTGCCTGTGGCGTCATGGTTCGAGGACATGTCAGACACGGAGCTGTTGGACCTCATCCCCTTCTTTGAGCATCTGAGCAAAGTGGACAATGTCTACACTTTCCTCAAGCAGCACGGAGCCGATAGCTAG